Proteins encoded together in one Psychrobacter sanguinis window:
- a CDS encoding GNAT family N-acetyltransferase → MPVLKTAGMKRPIAFRTTRADVYFVDKGLAQPYQDYLIANKQRLAPLEPLRRPEYYELANIKEQMEIMDNDFILKRGLYLLFTPKDSPQVIGSINFSGFMYGVFQAGYVGFSIDKNFEGQGMMAEVLQASLNYVRQHYGLHRIMANHLPHNERSAALLHKLDFEKEGYAKSYLKINGQWQDHVLTALVFED, encoded by the coding sequence ATGCCAGTGCTAAAAACAGCTGGCATGAAGCGACCTATCGCTTTTAGGACCACAAGAGCCGATGTGTACTTCGTGGATAAAGGTTTGGCTCAGCCTTATCAAGATTATTTAATCGCCAATAAACAAAGATTAGCGCCTCTTGAGCCACTGCGTCGTCCTGAGTATTACGAGCTGGCTAATATCAAAGAGCAGATGGAAATCATGGACAATGATTTTATCTTAAAACGTGGTTTGTACCTGCTATTTACCCCAAAAGACTCACCCCAAGTTATCGGTAGTATAAACTTCTCCGGGTTTATGTATGGGGTATTTCAGGCAGGCTATGTGGGTTTTTCAATAGACAAGAACTTTGAAGGTCAAGGCATGATGGCCGAAGTACTGCAAGCCTCACTAAACTATGTGAGGCAGCATTATGGTTTACATCGTATTATGGCCAATCACTTACCCCATAATGAACGCAGTGCTGCCTTACTGCATAAGCTTGACTTTGAAAAAGAGGGCTATGCCAAATCTTATCTTAAGATTAATGGGCAGTGGCAGGATCATGTTTTAACGGCTTTGGTTTTTGAGGATTAG
- a CDS encoding arylesterase, with product MSYPSLISRPILKPLALTLLTSLALMGCQPSTNSSTDKNAASNEAASESSLSTTAQSAPTATKTDASASTPATVSAQQVIEQPITILALGDSLTEGLGVAENEAYPAQLEAALKQAGYVNAKVINSGLSGETSSGLVNRLDWVLKTKPDITILTTGANDAMRGIEVPTIDKNIRTTIKRLQDEGSVVVLGGMQIYDNLGDDYVKSFSAIYPKIAKDTGVAFIPFFLEGVGGDRSLNQADAIHPTKEGYTRIVNNNILPVLTPAIDDFVKQHETASQNK from the coding sequence ATGTCCTACCCCTCCCTAATCTCTCGTCCTATCCTAAAACCTTTAGCACTGACTTTATTAACTAGTCTGGCGCTGATGGGTTGTCAGCCTAGTACCAATTCAAGCACCGATAAGAATGCTGCTAGCAATGAGGCAGCGAGCGAAAGCAGCCTTTCTACTACCGCTCAGTCTGCTCCTACGGCGACTAAGACAGATGCCTCAGCTTCGACACCCGCGACAGTATCTGCACAGCAAGTTATTGAACAGCCCATTACCATTTTAGCCCTCGGTGATTCGCTTACCGAAGGTCTTGGTGTGGCTGAAAACGAGGCTTATCCAGCCCAGTTAGAAGCAGCTTTAAAACAAGCGGGCTACGTCAATGCCAAAGTCATTAACTCGGGCTTGAGCGGGGAAACGAGTAGTGGGCTAGTTAATCGTCTGGACTGGGTGTTAAAAACCAAGCCAGATATTACTATCTTAACCACGGGTGCCAATGATGCCATGCGCGGTATTGAAGTGCCGACCATCGATAAAAACATTCGCACCACGATTAAACGTCTACAAGATGAAGGTAGCGTGGTGGTGTTGGGCGGTATGCAGATTTATGACAACTTAGGCGATGATTATGTCAAATCCTTCTCTGCCATTTATCCCAAAATAGCAAAAGACACCGGAGTGGCATTTATTCCGTTCTTTTTAGAAGGTGTGGGCGGTGATAGAAGTTTGAACCAAGCGGATGCCATCCACCCTACTAAAGAAGGTTACACCCGTATCGTTAATAATAATATTTTGCCAGTATTAACCCCTGCTATTGACGACTTCGTTAAGCAACATGAAACGGCATCTCAAAATAAATAG
- a CDS encoding IS4 family transposase gives MARHIPKGGKTDSHYRRLQRFFAEARIDYDQLALMIYRLFGLGKVTLTIDRTNWKWGKSNLNIFMLGVVYKGIAIPLYWQMLDKRGNTNHLERCELIERFIKQFGKDNLEMIVADREFVGEKWFNWLTNNHIPFAIRIKKNSKVKNHHGKLVQIKELFRHVGHQETYRHGRILTVDGCLVRVFAKRDKDYGLVIVATNQLETVDAMISYGKRWEIETLFACLKGSGFNLEDTHLTHLDRVSKLVAVNALAFCWAYHVGIYKDKDKPLKRKLKSNARPQASLFALGLDLLIEGLRLVFFNNDKTVFRQLVSFLTPKPMKIRWG, from the coding sequence ATAGCAAGACACATTCCTAAGGGTGGCAAGACCGACAGTCACTATCGCAGACTACAGCGATTTTTTGCCGAAGCGAGGATAGACTATGATCAATTAGCTTTAATGATATATCGACTGTTTGGGCTAGGCAAAGTCACCTTAACCATTGACCGCACCAACTGGAAATGGGGTAAAAGTAACCTCAACATCTTTATGCTAGGGGTGGTATATAAAGGGATAGCCATCCCCTTATACTGGCAAATGCTAGATAAGCGAGGTAATACAAACCATCTTGAACGCTGTGAACTTATTGAGCGGTTTATCAAACAATTTGGCAAAGATAACCTTGAGATGATAGTAGCAGACAGAGAGTTTGTTGGCGAAAAATGGTTTAACTGGCTCACCAATAATCACATACCCTTTGCCATACGGATTAAGAAGAACAGTAAAGTTAAGAATCATCATGGCAAGTTGGTACAGATTAAAGAGTTATTTCGCCATGTTGGCCATCAAGAAACATATCGACATGGGCGAATACTGACTGTCGATGGTTGTTTGGTTCGAGTATTTGCCAAGCGTGATAAAGACTACGGTTTAGTGATTGTGGCAACCAATCAACTAGAAACAGTGGATGCGATGATAAGCTATGGCAAGCGTTGGGAAATTGAGACTTTATTTGCTTGTCTAAAGGGGAGTGGCTTTAATCTTGAAGATACCCACTTAACCCATCTTGATCGGGTCAGTAAATTAGTCGCAGTGAACGCCTTAGCATTTTGTTGGGCTTATCATGTCGGTATTTATAAAGACAAAGATAAGCCGTTAAAACGCAAGTTGAAGTCAAACGCTCGACCTCAAGCCAGTTTGTTTGCGCTTGGTCTGGATTTATTGATTGAAGGTCTTCGTTTGGTGTTTTTTAACAATGATAAGACTGTCTTTCGACAGTTAGTTAGCTTTTTAACCCCTAAACCTATGAAAATCCGGTGGGGATGA
- a CDS encoding HdeD family acid-resistance protein — MRKSIFKTFNDTIKHWYIPAIVGSIFIVVGIYTFASPATSYVALSILFSLSFLFSGISEIVFSLTNRNEMDNWGWVLAFGILTTVIGGLLLSNPAVSMATLTFYVGFLILFRSISALSFSLDLKDYGIGDWGALMALSVIGLIFSIIMIWNPAFAGMTIVIWTGLAFITTGIFSLYMAFKLKKLNELPQKMSEDLKLRHRQLQQEISEINKQPFRQGQTYDHEPKP; from the coding sequence ATGAGAAAAAGTATATTCAAAACCTTTAATGACACCATTAAACATTGGTATATCCCCGCTATTGTCGGTTCTATATTTATTGTGGTCGGTATTTACACCTTTGCTTCTCCAGCCACCTCCTACGTAGCGCTCTCTATCCTTTTTAGTTTGTCTTTCTTATTCTCTGGTATCTCAGAGATAGTCTTCTCTTTGACCAATAGAAATGAAATGGACAACTGGGGCTGGGTGCTGGCCTTTGGTATTTTGACGACTGTCATCGGTGGGCTATTACTGTCCAACCCCGCGGTATCGATGGCCACTTTAACCTTCTATGTCGGCTTCTTAATTTTATTCCGCTCTATCAGTGCCCTTAGTTTCTCTTTAGACTTAAAAGATTATGGGATTGGCGATTGGGGTGCGTTAATGGCACTGAGTGTTATTGGCCTAATCTTCTCTATTATAATGATTTGGAATCCCGCTTTTGCAGGTATGACCATCGTTATTTGGACAGGGTTGGCATTTATCACCACGGGTATCTTTAGTCTTTACATGGCCTTTAAACTTAAGAAACTAAACGAATTACCTCAAAAAATGTCAGAAGATTTAAAGCTTAGACACAGACAATTACAGCAAGAGATTAGTGAGATTAATAAACAGCCTTTTAGACAAGGTCAGACTTATGACCATGAACCGAAGCCATAA
- a CDS encoding ABC transporter ATP-binding protein codes for MTHNLADSSALLRAKNLSKSVMIGDTKTDIIKGINVTINAGEFAVIMGKSGSGKSTLLGLLAGLDYPDSGEVWLDGQNLTQLSEDELAQKRQQDMGFVFQSFHLLPTLTVAENIAFPLDIARQPDPDRVEQLLVAVGLTHRRDSLPHQLSGGEQQRTALARALVARPKIIFADEPTGNLDEQNAQQVMNLLLELQQQSGTALVVVTHDPALTEHADQVITIHDGQVEPA; via the coding sequence ATGACACATAACCTAGCTGACTCATCAGCTCTATTACGAGCCAAAAATCTCAGCAAAAGCGTAATGATTGGCGACACCAAAACCGATATTATCAAAGGCATTAATGTCACCATTAATGCCGGTGAGTTTGCGGTAATAATGGGCAAATCGGGGTCCGGTAAATCTACGTTACTGGGCCTATTGGCAGGTCTCGACTATCCGGATAGCGGTGAAGTATGGCTCGATGGTCAGAATTTAACCCAACTGTCTGAAGATGAGCTGGCCCAAAAGCGTCAGCAGGATATGGGCTTTGTGTTTCAGTCGTTTCATCTGTTGCCGACGTTGACTGTGGCTGAGAATATCGCTTTCCCGTTGGATATTGCTCGTCAGCCTGACCCAGATAGAGTTGAACAACTGTTAGTGGCTGTTGGCTTAACCCATCGCCGTGATAGCCTACCGCATCAACTCTCTGGTGGTGAACAACAGCGCACCGCACTGGCTCGGGCATTGGTGGCTCGTCCTAAAATCATCTTTGCTGATGAACCCACTGGTAATTTGGATGAGCAAAATGCGCAGCAAGTCATGAACTTATTGCTTGAGCTACAGCAGCAGTCTGGTACGGCCTTAGTGGTTGTTACTCACGACCCTGCGTTAACTGAGCATGCTGATCAGGTTATTACTATTCATGACGGACAGGTTGAGCCAGCATAG
- a CDS encoding VOC family protein gives MSQHEKLNYVEFGSTDLSATKAFFNAVFGWTFTDYGDQYIAFENQGLDGGFYQSDKVSTIINGGALLIFYSDSLATTYDKVVHNGGTIVQDTFEFPGGYRFHFTEPSGNEFSVWSKTNS, from the coding sequence ATGAGTCAACATGAAAAACTAAATTATGTTGAGTTTGGCTCAACAGACTTATCCGCAACCAAAGCTTTCTTTAATGCCGTCTTTGGTTGGACATTTACCGACTATGGTGACCAATATATAGCGTTTGAAAATCAGGGTTTAGACGGCGGTTTTTACCAGTCGGATAAAGTAAGTACCATCATAAATGGGGGCGCTTTGCTTATCTTTTATAGTGACAGCTTGGCAACGACTTACGATAAGGTGGTGCATAATGGTGGTACCATCGTTCAAGATACCTTTGAATTTCCTGGCGGCTATCGCTTTCACTTTACTGAACCAAGTGGCAATGAATTTTCGGTTTGGTCTAAGACAAATAGCTAA
- a CDS encoding SDR family NAD(P)-dependent oxidoreductase produces the protein MKPNKKVLLIGGTSGIGKALLERMLEDNKVEQIFATYHRRRPIVNHPNNEDPDVKEPGTKATATKNTDTKTKVVWLAMDVTSEPSIKQTIEQISEHVDHIDWVINAVGLLHNGSHQPEKAVRQLDPDFFIDNMKVNALPSLLIAKYIKPLLQARLKAGKPNEIEPAIYATISARVGSISDNKLGGWYSYRMSKAALNMGMKTLAIEWQRSLKNVCVAVMQPGTVDTPLSKPFQANVAKDKLFKPEQCADNLLIVLSQLTAEDTGCFVDWAGKPIEW, from the coding sequence ATGAAACCTAATAAAAAAGTATTACTCATCGGTGGTACCAGTGGTATAGGTAAAGCGTTGCTTGAACGGATGCTTGAGGATAATAAAGTCGAGCAAATATTTGCTACTTATCATCGTCGTCGACCCATCGTAAACCACCCTAATAATGAAGATCCTGACGTCAAAGAGCCTGGCACTAAAGCTACCGCTACCAAAAATACTGACACTAAGACTAAAGTTGTCTGGTTGGCGATGGATGTGACTTCTGAGCCGAGTATAAAACAAACCATCGAGCAAATTAGCGAACACGTTGATCATATCGACTGGGTCATCAATGCGGTTGGACTGCTACACAACGGCAGTCATCAACCCGAAAAAGCAGTCAGGCAACTTGATCCAGACTTCTTTATCGACAATATGAAAGTCAATGCCCTACCCAGCTTATTGATTGCTAAGTATATAAAGCCGTTATTACAAGCAAGGTTAAAAGCGGGCAAACCGAACGAAATAGAGCCTGCTATTTATGCCACTATTTCAGCACGAGTCGGTAGTATTAGCGACAATAAATTAGGCGGATGGTACAGCTACCGCATGAGTAAAGCAGCGTTAAATATGGGGATGAAAACACTTGCTATCGAATGGCAACGGTCGCTAAAAAATGTCTGTGTGGCAGTGATGCAGCCGGGTACAGTAGATACCCCTTTATCCAAACCTTTCCAGGCCAATGTGGCTAAAGATAAACTGTTTAAGCCTGAACAGTGTGCCGATAATTTACTGATAGTATTAAGCCAATTAACCGCAGAGGATACGGGCTGCTTTGTTGATTGGGCAGGCAAGCCTATTGAATGGTAG
- a CDS encoding BCCT family transporter, protein MNEVKVGRLGPFPRVSKPVFIASSLFIVCFIIFGALFTEQAFIVFDSAQAFITDKFGWFFIFLVNATVLFCLYIPFSKYGDIRLGHQTEQPQYSLFSWVGMLFSAGLGIGLIYYGTAEPLYHFMAPPMGEAETIEAAKQAMNITFLHFGLHGWALYCFVGLALAYFHYRHGLPFSIRSTLYPILGEKIYGFWGHVVDTLAVFGTMFGVVTSLGLGAQQINSGLELLFDIPNSMAVQFGIIALITMFATISVMLGLNKGIKRLSDINIVIAVLLLLFMIVFGPTLFIFDSFIENTGNYITNFIPLGFWTESWSKTDWQGSWTIFYWAWWVSWAPFVGVFVARVSRGRTLREFTLGIMFIPLVILFLWFTAFGGVAINMELMGNPGFIEAVNNDFGSVVFKFLEGYPMAQPLTMVVILMIILWFVTSSDSASFVIDMLTAGGDTNPPKIQRLFWAISEGLIAAILLSAGGLAALQAAAIVAGFPFAIVIVVMMYALIKGLRRDRLILYRTEQSYTTAESVERHSANEFTDEHLLKGPPEIASGD, encoded by the coding sequence ATGAATGAAGTTAAGGTTGGGCGACTGGGCCCGTTTCCGCGCGTTAGTAAACCTGTATTTATAGCCTCTAGTCTATTTATCGTCTGCTTTATCATATTTGGTGCTCTATTTACCGAGCAAGCTTTTATAGTCTTTGATAGTGCGCAGGCTTTTATTACCGATAAGTTTGGTTGGTTTTTTATTTTCTTAGTAAATGCCACGGTATTATTTTGTTTATATATACCCTTTAGTAAATATGGCGATATACGTCTTGGGCATCAAACCGAACAACCACAATATAGCTTGTTCTCTTGGGTGGGCATGCTGTTCTCTGCAGGTTTAGGTATCGGTCTTATTTATTACGGTACTGCCGAGCCACTTTATCACTTTATGGCACCCCCTATGGGTGAAGCAGAAACGATAGAGGCTGCCAAGCAAGCTATGAATATTACCTTTTTGCATTTTGGCTTGCATGGTTGGGCGCTTTATTGTTTTGTAGGTTTGGCATTGGCTTATTTTCATTATAGACACGGCTTACCTTTCTCCATTCGCTCAACTTTATATCCGATTTTAGGTGAAAAAATCTATGGGTTCTGGGGGCATGTGGTCGATACGCTAGCCGTATTCGGTACCATGTTTGGTGTGGTGACCTCGCTTGGCTTAGGCGCACAGCAAATCAACTCCGGACTAGAGTTGTTATTTGATATACCTAATAGTATGGCAGTTCAATTCGGAATTATTGCGCTGATTACCATGTTTGCTACTATTTCAGTCATGCTAGGCTTAAATAAAGGGATTAAACGTTTAAGTGATATAAACATTGTCATAGCGGTATTATTACTGCTGTTTATGATCGTATTCGGACCCACACTATTTATATTTGACAGCTTTATTGAAAATACAGGCAATTATATAACCAACTTTATACCGTTAGGGTTTTGGACAGAATCATGGAGCAAAACAGATTGGCAAGGGTCGTGGACAATATTTTATTGGGCATGGTGGGTAAGTTGGGCTCCTTTTGTGGGGGTATTTGTTGCCCGCGTGAGTCGTGGACGTACTCTGCGTGAGTTCACCTTAGGTATTATGTTTATTCCTTTAGTTATTTTATTTTTATGGTTTACCGCTTTTGGTGGTGTTGCCATTAATATGGAACTGATGGGTAACCCTGGGTTTATAGAGGCAGTAAACAACGATTTTGGTAGTGTAGTATTTAAGTTTCTTGAAGGCTACCCAATGGCGCAACCTTTAACCATGGTGGTAATATTAATGATTATACTATGGTTTGTGACCTCGTCAGACTCCGCTAGCTTTGTGATTGATATGCTTACCGCCGGCGGCGATACTAATCCACCTAAAATCCAACGCTTGTTTTGGGCAATATCAGAAGGGCTTATCGCTGCCATATTATTAAGTGCAGGCGGGCTAGCGGCACTGCAGGCTGCCGCTATTGTTGCCGGTTTCCCATTTGCCATAGTTATTGTTGTGATGATGTATGCCCTAATAAAGGGATTAAGACGAGACAGATTAATCTTATATCGTACCGAGCAAAGCTATACCACGGCTGAATCTGTAGAGCGACATTCTGCCAATGAGTTTACTGATGAACACTTATTAAAAGGACCGCCTGAGATTGCTAGTGGTGATTAA
- a CDS encoding catalase family protein — MLNTVKKLFKTKYVPYDPKYIELTEKDEQNIEKITSDIKKYIARSDEASGVAYHTRDAHAKGYCALKAEFEILDNLPKEYAQGLYAKPGVHEAVIRYSNGSSRVAADRKLGLAQGLAIKVFDVSGKKLAPGEEDSSNFDFNLINNPVFFCNRIEDYTYISKLFLELPKYADQGAKGKAKLAFNWLTNYGTQLPTKESFKTFKALGSFMAIEPKNTLLYDFHSQGVVRHGDYVAKIRVKPTQASLDHVKRRDLDVESKQEAIRPLILDEIREHDQVYEVQIQLARNSKKQPVEEITTEWKEEDAPFVTVARLTIPKQDVPDDGNFEIMENLSFTPFRCLEENRPIGNLQQSRLKAYEIASKTRHALNSVERREPKNLKETFDKNFF; from the coding sequence ATGTTAAACACAGTCAAAAAATTATTTAAAACCAAATATGTCCCTTATGACCCTAAATATATTGAGCTTACTGAAAAAGATGAGCAGAATATCGAAAAAATCACCTCTGACATCAAAAAATATATTGCCAGAAGTGATGAAGCGAGCGGTGTGGCCTATCATACCCGTGATGCTCATGCCAAAGGCTACTGCGCTTTAAAAGCAGAGTTTGAAATTTTGGATAATCTGCCTAAAGAATACGCCCAAGGTCTGTATGCCAAACCAGGGGTACATGAAGCGGTTATTCGTTATTCTAACGGCTCTTCTCGTGTTGCAGCGGATAGAAAGCTAGGTCTGGCACAAGGTTTAGCAATCAAAGTATTTGATGTATCGGGCAAAAAACTGGCGCCCGGGGAAGAGGACAGTAGTAACTTTGATTTTAACCTAATTAATAATCCTGTTTTCTTCTGTAATCGAATCGAAGATTATACCTATATCTCTAAGCTGTTTTTGGAGTTACCAAAATATGCCGATCAAGGTGCTAAGGGCAAGGCGAAATTAGCCTTCAACTGGTTGACTAATTATGGGACACAGCTGCCGACTAAAGAATCGTTTAAAACGTTTAAAGCATTAGGGTCTTTTATGGCAATTGAGCCGAAAAATACTTTGTTATACGATTTTCATTCTCAAGGCGTGGTGCGTCATGGCGATTATGTTGCCAAGATAAGAGTCAAGCCGACTCAGGCATCTTTAGATCATGTCAAACGTCGTGATTTAGATGTCGAGTCTAAGCAAGAAGCGATACGTCCGCTGATACTTGATGAAATACGCGAACACGATCAGGTTTATGAGGTTCAAATTCAACTGGCTCGCAACAGTAAAAAGCAACCTGTTGAAGAGATCACTACCGAATGGAAAGAAGAGGATGCGCCTTTTGTTACTGTGGCTCGTTTGACAATACCTAAGCAAGACGTACCAGACGATGGAAACTTCGAGATCATGGAGAACCTCTCGTTCACGCCGTTTAGATGTTTGGAAGAAAATCGACCAATTGGTAATCTGCAACAATCACGTCTTAAAGCGTATGAAATCGCCTCAAAAACACGCCACGCATTGAATAGTGTCGAACGCCGTGAGCCGAAAAACTTAAAAGAGACGTTTGACAAAAATTTCTTTTAG
- a CDS encoding Dyp-type peroxidase, with the protein MSNDTSEDNRHSESGLKAKLDKLKDEFGNLIEDTTLQTWLETIKKEAADDIEMLSRKARGVFNPNRVSMELNDIQSIILRDRPTPYYGTLVALKINDAQTGRKILADVLPNVSNSEGWHKDMDATLSIVITYEGLKALGVPQASLDTFPESFKVGMAGRADRLKDMGVNAPEHWQAPFGDKGAIHICAAVIADSKDKWQAKLQELKQDINAHIDENNPSNGKLEILLQHDFGTNDAVKNVFGYRDGISNPEVNGSGIQTPPSLMQEGIAPGEFVLGYKGEAETVAPMPQPEVLGKNGSFMVLRAYNSHVAAFNKYLKENTDNIEEAELLGAKMWGRWRSGAPLALSPEHDDEDLGDDPDRNNDFGYKDDPYGKKCPFGAHIRRMNPRDSKDFILSDVRIHRIIRRSVGFGDVLPPDVTEDDGKQRGLFFIGINAHAMETVEFLQSQWINDGNFMSLGDERDPVLGLHEGDKGNAADTFTVPADPIRKRYHGIETFNTLYGGEYLFIPSLSALKWISELSD; encoded by the coding sequence ATGAGTAATGATACCTCAGAAGACAACAGGCATTCAGAATCAGGTTTAAAGGCCAAGCTAGATAAATTAAAAGACGAGTTTGGCAATCTAATCGAAGATACCACGCTTCAGACTTGGCTTGAGACGATTAAAAAAGAAGCGGCAGATGACATTGAAATGCTGTCTCGTAAAGCACGAGGTGTGTTTAATCCCAATCGTGTCAGCATGGAGCTCAATGATATTCAATCTATTATATTGCGTGATAGACCGACGCCATACTACGGCACACTAGTCGCTCTCAAGATAAATGATGCCCAAACGGGCCGCAAAATACTAGCTGATGTTTTACCCAATGTGAGTAATTCTGAAGGTTGGCACAAAGACATGGATGCCACGCTTTCTATTGTCATAACCTATGAGGGATTAAAAGCCTTAGGCGTGCCACAAGCCTCATTAGACACTTTCCCTGAATCCTTTAAAGTAGGTATGGCAGGTCGTGCCGATAGGCTAAAAGATATGGGCGTCAATGCACCAGAGCACTGGCAAGCTCCTTTTGGTGACAAAGGGGCTATCCATATTTGCGCTGCGGTTATTGCTGATTCTAAAGATAAATGGCAAGCCAAACTTCAAGAGTTAAAGCAAGACATCAACGCACATATCGATGAAAATAATCCCAGTAATGGCAAGTTAGAGATTTTATTGCAGCATGACTTTGGCACCAACGATGCGGTCAAAAACGTCTTTGGCTATCGTGACGGCATAAGCAACCCTGAAGTCAACGGTAGTGGCATACAGACCCCGCCTAGCCTGATGCAAGAAGGCATTGCACCGGGAGAGTTTGTCTTAGGATATAAGGGGGAAGCTGAGACAGTTGCTCCCATGCCGCAGCCTGAAGTATTGGGTAAAAATGGCTCCTTTATGGTATTGCGTGCCTACAATAGTCATGTGGCCGCCTTTAACAAATACCTTAAAGAAAATACAGACAACATCGAGGAAGCTGAGCTATTGGGCGCTAAAATGTGGGGACGTTGGCGTTCTGGAGCACCTCTAGCGCTATCACCCGAGCACGATGATGAGGACTTAGGCGACGACCCTGACCGCAACAATGACTTTGGTTACAAAGACGATCCTTACGGTAAAAAATGTCCTTTTGGCGCCCATATTAGACGTATGAACCCACGAGACAGCAAAGACTTTATCTTATCTGACGTGCGCATCCACCGAATTATTAGGCGTAGTGTCGGTTTTGGTGATGTGCTACCACCCGATGTGACCGAGGATGATGGCAAACAGCGCGGATTGTTCTTTATCGGTATCAATGCCCATGCGATGGAAACGGTAGAGTTTTTACAGTCTCAATGGATTAACGATGGTAACTTTATGAGCTTAGGCGATGAGCGAGACCCTGTCTTGGGCTTGCACGAAGGTGATAAAGGCAATGCCGCAGATACCTTCACTGTACCTGCTGACCCTATTCGCAAGCGTTATCACGGTATAGAAACTTTTAACACGCTTTACGGCGGCGAGTATTTATTTATACCTAGCTTATCGGCGCTTAAGTGGATCAGCGAATTGAGTGATTAA